In a genomic window of Sutcliffiella sp. FSL R7-0096:
- a CDS encoding FAD-dependent oxidoreductase, with protein MNEAQFNKLPKSPEPYWRESAKLSSFPTLNTNKKTGVCVVGGGITGITTAYQLVQEGLKVILIDADQILNGTTGHTTAKITAQHGLIYDEFIQHLGEEKAKLYYQANQEALHFIKELVDRKRIECDFSQQDAYIYSQSEQDDQKVVKEFEAYQKLGIDGDLQYEIPYDIKTKSVVVMKNQAQFHPLQYLQVLVEGIVEKGGEIYEHTVATDVEENRGLAVVTKNGAKIECDYIVAGSHFPFYDGMGFFFTRMYAERSYILAAKTEKNLSEGMYYSAGQPTRSIRYVTINGEKVALIGGDGHKTGQGQDTLKHYEALRTFGEEVLGIKEILYRWSAQDLYTLDKVPYIGRITSGHPNILIATGYRKWGMTNGTVAALLIQDLILGRENKYENLFSPSRFVADPSLKKFISTNMDVAGHLIEGKLDRPTKSPEELSLDEGGVVSINGRRAGAYKDDKGDVFCVDTTCTHLGCEVEWNHGDRSWDCPCHGSRFSIHGDVLEGPADKPLKKL; from the coding sequence ATGAATGAAGCGCAATTTAATAAACTTCCAAAGTCACCAGAGCCTTATTGGAGGGAATCCGCAAAACTAAGCTCTTTTCCTACATTGAATACCAACAAGAAAACAGGTGTGTGTGTAGTGGGAGGCGGAATCACTGGAATTACCACTGCCTATCAACTTGTACAGGAAGGGCTGAAGGTCATCCTGATCGATGCCGATCAAATCCTGAATGGGACAACCGGTCATACCACCGCAAAAATAACTGCACAGCATGGCCTCATTTATGATGAGTTCATTCAGCACCTTGGAGAGGAAAAGGCGAAACTTTATTACCAGGCAAACCAAGAAGCTCTTCACTTTATTAAAGAGTTGGTTGATAGAAAACGGATTGAGTGTGATTTTAGTCAACAGGATGCGTATATTTATTCCCAGTCGGAACAAGATGACCAAAAGGTAGTAAAAGAGTTTGAGGCATATCAGAAGCTTGGGATTGATGGAGACTTACAGTATGAAATCCCCTATGACATTAAGACGAAATCGGTCGTGGTGATGAAAAACCAAGCACAGTTCCACCCCTTGCAATACTTGCAGGTACTTGTTGAAGGCATTGTGGAAAAAGGCGGAGAAATCTATGAACATACGGTAGCAACCGATGTGGAGGAAAATCGCGGTTTGGCTGTTGTTACGAAAAACGGAGCAAAAATTGAGTGTGACTACATTGTTGCAGGATCCCATTTTCCTTTTTACGATGGCATGGGGTTCTTTTTCACCAGAATGTATGCCGAAAGATCATATATCCTTGCGGCTAAAACAGAGAAAAATCTTTCGGAAGGCATGTATTACAGTGCTGGACAGCCTACAAGATCTATACGTTATGTAACGATCAATGGTGAAAAAGTTGCCTTGATTGGCGGTGACGGACATAAAACCGGACAAGGACAGGATACCTTGAAGCATTATGAAGCCTTGAGAACTTTCGGAGAGGAAGTGCTTGGGATTAAAGAAATCCTTTATCGCTGGTCGGCGCAGGATCTATATACACTAGACAAGGTCCCTTATATCGGACGGATCACTTCAGGCCATCCTAATATTCTAATTGCCACAGGTTACCGTAAGTGGGGCATGACAAATGGAACGGTAGCGGCACTGTTGATTCAGGATTTAATACTTGGAAGAGAAAACAAGTATGAAAACCTGTTCTCCCCATCCCGCTTTGTAGCCGATCCTAGTTTGAAGAAATTCATCAGCACCAATATGGATGTGGCCGGCCACTTAATTGAAGGAAAGCTTGATCGTCCAACCAAAAGCCCTGAGGAGCTAAGTCTTGATGAAGGTGGGGTTGTCTCGATTAATGGACGTCGCGCTGGAGCATATAAAGATGATAAAGGCGACGTGTTCTGTGTGGATACGACATGTACACATCTTGGTTGCGAAGTGGAATGGAATCATGGTGACAGAAGCTGGGACTGCCCATGCCATGGCTCAAGATTCTCGATACACGGCGATGTCCTCGAAGGTCCTGCAGATAAGCCATTGAAAAAACTATAA
- a CDS encoding DEAD/DEAH box helicase, protein MRVIKEKMMSTTLINTLQPFIQKLWENSEFEAATPVQEQAIPVILEGKDVLVESPTGTGKTLAYLLPIIERIDLTKQHPQALVVAPSKELAMQIFEQIQKWTEGSDITGASFIGGANVKRQIEKLKKRPQILVGTPGRLQELIQAKKIKMHEVTTMVMDEADQLFVPEHKKTIENIIKSSMQERQLLLFSATLREETEKQAIGLLKEPLVIKVTKEDLPPARVEHLYTVVDQRDKANVLANLLREPGIKALAFVRDIGNLAVLTEKLLYKQLNVGFLHSESSKQERENAMKNFRKDEYPVLLATDVAARGLDIKELSHVIHYDLPEEVENYVHRSGRTGRQGAEGTVISIVSEREERKLKQFARELGLTLEKRVVFGGKLVKEEDMKGGKPGKSGGGSGKPAGKKAGQSRGPKGDFKKKAGAKSVRTNNGPSNGAVKSRGKSKKKGPVGGGKKK, encoded by the coding sequence ATGAGGGTCATAAAGGAGAAAATGATGTCTACTACATTAATTAATACATTACAGCCATTCATACAAAAGCTTTGGGAAAATAGTGAGTTTGAAGCTGCTACCCCGGTCCAGGAGCAGGCGATTCCAGTCATCCTTGAAGGAAAGGATGTCCTCGTTGAATCACCGACAGGTACAGGGAAAACGTTGGCTTATCTGCTTCCGATCATCGAGCGCATCGATCTTACCAAACAGCACCCACAAGCATTGGTTGTGGCACCGTCCAAGGAACTTGCCATGCAAATTTTCGAACAGATCCAGAAATGGACAGAAGGAAGCGATATCACAGGGGCATCGTTCATCGGCGGAGCGAATGTCAAACGACAAATTGAAAAATTGAAAAAAAGACCTCAGATTCTTGTGGGAACTCCGGGAAGACTACAAGAGCTAATTCAAGCGAAGAAAATTAAAATGCATGAAGTCACGACCATGGTCATGGATGAGGCTGACCAACTATTCGTCCCAGAACACAAGAAGACAATCGAGAACATTATTAAGTCTTCGATGCAGGAAAGACAGTTGTTATTGTTCTCGGCGACGTTAAGGGAGGAGACGGAAAAGCAAGCGATCGGTTTGTTGAAGGAGCCATTAGTGATTAAGGTAACGAAGGAAGACCTGCCACCAGCACGTGTGGAGCATCTTTATACAGTAGTCGACCAACGGGACAAGGCCAATGTCTTGGCAAATTTGCTTCGTGAGCCAGGAATCAAGGCATTGGCATTTGTGCGGGATATCGGAAATCTTGCTGTATTGACGGAGAAACTTCTGTATAAACAGCTGAACGTCGGCTTTTTGCATTCCGAATCCTCCAAGCAGGAACGAGAAAATGCGATGAAGAACTTCCGAAAAGATGAGTACCCGGTATTGCTTGCGACAGATGTGGCAGCACGTGGCCTTGACATCAAAGAGCTCAGCCACGTTATCCATTATGACTTGCCGGAAGAAGTGGAAAACTATGTGCACCGTTCCGGTAGAACCGGCCGCCAAGGAGCGGAAGGGACGGTCATCTCCATTGTCAGCGAACGGGAGGAGCGTAAGCTGAAGCAATTTGCAAGAGAGCTAGGGCTGACACTTGAAAAGCGTGTCGTCTTTGGCGGGAAGCTTGTGAAGGAAGAGGACATGAAGGGTGGAAAGCCCGGAAAGTCCGGCGGTGGATCTGGAAAACCTGCTGGGAAGAAGGCTGGCCAGTCTCGTGGTCCGAAGGGTGATTTTAAGAAGAAGGCTGGAGCCAAGTCTGTCCGTACTAATAATGGCCCTTCGAATGGAGCAGTAAAGTCTAGAGGGAAGTCCAAGAAAAAGGGCCCGGTAGGTGGAGGAAAGAAGAAATAA
- a CDS encoding cytochrome P450, with protein sequence MSVKTDLAKTFIENPYAFFKQAHEIHPVQWINFFNSEGWLVTGYEEVEAVLKDKRFIKEIRNLVPQEGMPPVPQTLMPVVQLTRNMMLFRDAPDHTRLRGLVNKAFTPRMTERLRPTIVEMANYLLDARKGMKEHELIRDFAYSLPVMVITELIGVPKEDRERFRIWSDSFVTFIDFNTTQADLEEVAPYLEEADQYMRKLIEAKRVKPGDDLLSGLITVSDAGDKLNEDELVATCLLLLIAGHETTVNLITNGYHLLLTHPEEMQKLVADPSLIGNAVEEILRYDPPVLLTTRWVGEDMELGGQQLKKAQVAMVALGAANRDPAMNEDPDTFNVARENVKHLSFASGPHFCLGAPLARLEAVIALDLLLKRVHKVELLGEPLRRNNIVFRGFEALRFSGEVR encoded by the coding sequence TTGAGTGTTAAAACAGATCTTGCAAAAACGTTTATCGAAAATCCTTATGCCTTTTTCAAACAGGCGCATGAAATCCATCCCGTACAATGGATCAATTTCTTCAACTCTGAAGGTTGGCTTGTGACAGGCTATGAGGAAGTGGAAGCTGTGTTAAAGGATAAAAGGTTTATTAAAGAGATTAGAAACCTCGTACCTCAGGAGGGAATGCCTCCTGTCCCGCAGACATTGATGCCTGTTGTCCAATTGACTCGCAACATGATGCTTTTCCGTGACGCCCCGGACCACACCAGACTGCGGGGGCTCGTGAATAAAGCTTTCACTCCAAGAATGACTGAACGGTTGCGACCTACCATTGTGGAAATGGCAAACTACCTTTTGGATGCCAGAAAAGGGATGAAAGAACATGAGCTTATCCGGGATTTTGCTTATTCCCTGCCGGTTATGGTCATAACAGAACTTATCGGGGTACCAAAAGAAGACAGGGAACGGTTCCGAATCTGGTCCGATTCATTTGTAACATTCATTGATTTCAATACCACTCAGGCAGACCTGGAGGAAGTGGCGCCTTATCTCGAGGAAGCCGATCAATACATGCGAAAGCTGATTGAGGCGAAGCGTGTGAAACCTGGTGATGATTTGTTGAGCGGGCTGATTACCGTATCTGATGCCGGTGATAAATTGAATGAGGACGAATTGGTCGCCACTTGTTTGTTACTTTTGATAGCAGGCCATGAAACGACAGTCAACCTCATTACCAACGGCTACCATTTGTTATTGACGCACCCAGAGGAAATGCAGAAGCTAGTGGCTGACCCGTCCTTGATTGGAAATGCAGTGGAAGAAATCCTTCGTTACGATCCACCAGTCCTGCTCACCACAAGATGGGTTGGTGAGGACATGGAGCTTGGTGGGCAGCAACTGAAAAAAGCCCAGGTAGCAATGGTTGCATTAGGTGCGGCGAACCGTGACCCTGCCATGAATGAAGATCCTGATACATTCAATGTGGCTAGGGAAAATGTGAAGCATCTTTCCTTTGCTTCAGGACCGCATTTTTGCCTTGGTGCTCCACTTGCTAGACTTGAAGCGGTGATCGCATTGGACCTATTGCTGAAACGTGTGCATAAGGTGGAGTTGCTAGGAGAACCTTTGCGGCGGAATAATATTGTGTTCCGGGGATTTGAGGCATTGAGGTTTAGCGGGGAAGTTCGTTAA
- a CDS encoding zinc-ribbon domain-containing protein, protein MFCHKCGRKVTSNANFCFNCGANLKEDVSETEEEWLEGRGSSINKKKRSTYMPILPPIISLVLVAGSVGWFYNHEHNVNAEVLTIKKEAEELALEGEYDQAKNELANAMEMRPEYHVLRNNLEVVKIAEEVNAELEDVKEQIKTKKFEEAEKNLTRLREKITRLDGPLIQPLKEDVSEKDVMIKVGKINNELDQLKTVDELSRKLAIISSIPSEEGKAVKEQILNRIVQLTVEEAEEKIEQKQFTNAMTLADRGLQYAVNDKRLLSLKEKVDQSRQEFEQAEFDRIEKAMEAAAKEDLKNKNAALEIEKLKVEEDEVGGLTIAGEVKNIVSASVSSITVYYNILSKDKNVLDTGFTTVYPFKLETGKKGKFEDYYYGVFEDVTVEIENITWVVEE, encoded by the coding sequence ATGTTTTGTCACAAATGTGGAAGGAAAGTAACATCCAATGCCAATTTCTGCTTCAATTGTGGAGCGAATTTGAAGGAAGACGTGTCAGAAACGGAAGAAGAGTGGTTAGAAGGCAGAGGGAGTTCGATAAACAAGAAGAAGCGATCTACATATATGCCCATCTTACCACCTATCATCAGCCTGGTTTTGGTGGCTGGTTCTGTAGGATGGTTTTATAACCATGAGCATAACGTGAATGCAGAAGTTCTCACCATTAAGAAGGAAGCAGAGGAGCTTGCTTTGGAGGGAGAGTACGATCAGGCCAAGAATGAACTGGCGAACGCCATGGAAATGCGGCCTGAGTATCATGTATTGAGGAATAACCTTGAAGTGGTAAAGATCGCGGAAGAGGTTAATGCAGAACTGGAAGATGTGAAAGAACAGATAAAGACAAAGAAATTTGAGGAGGCGGAGAAAAATCTAACAAGGCTCCGCGAAAAGATTACAAGGCTGGATGGTCCGTTAATTCAACCATTGAAGGAGGATGTCTCCGAAAAGGATGTCATGATCAAGGTTGGGAAGATCAACAATGAACTGGATCAGCTGAAAACAGTGGATGAACTTTCAAGAAAGCTTGCCATCATCTCCTCTATCCCTTCAGAAGAAGGAAAAGCGGTGAAAGAGCAAATCCTGAATCGTATTGTGCAGCTGACCGTGGAGGAAGCGGAAGAGAAAATCGAGCAGAAGCAGTTTACCAATGCAATGACACTTGCGGATAGAGGCTTGCAATATGCGGTGAACGATAAGCGTTTGCTGTCCCTGAAAGAGAAAGTTGATCAATCGAGACAGGAGTTTGAACAGGCTGAGTTTGATAGAATCGAGAAGGCCATGGAAGCAGCGGCCAAGGAAGATCTGAAGAACAAGAACGCTGCCCTTGAAATAGAGAAATTAAAAGTGGAAGAGGATGAAGTGGGTGGACTGACCATCGCTGGTGAAGTGAAAAATATTGTGTCCGCAAGCGTTTCATCCATCACCGTCTACTATAATATTCTGAGCAAGGACAAGAACGTACTCGATACCGGCTTTACAACCGTCTACCCGTTTAAGCTGGAAACAGGAAAAAAAGGAAAGTTCGAAGATTACTATTATGGTGTTTTTGAAGATGTAACGGTTGAGATTGAGAACATCACATGGGTGGTAGAGGAGTAA
- a CDS encoding trypsin-like peptidase domain-containing protein yields the protein MNVKWFLSIIMTIILISGGIIGYFHIKNTVPAQLTAPSKLYLESEVKEKENVPQALKEIIFESQKLVVKIELPDGSFGSGFLYNDKGDVVTNAHVVANAKEVKITSADSKELTGEVIGISIDTDVAVIRVPELEGTKPFRIAETRKAELGDDVIALGSPLGLQNTVTTGIISGTGREFEIDSFKYEDVFQISAPIAPGNSGGPLIDTKTGEVVGINSATMDQGVIGFSIPLVNVMPLIKSWSESPMESLPRIGTNAPGNSAGETSTNVDIADYLVNYFYESINYRDYVTAYSLLGSSWQSKTSYEDFRSGYLDFLTIEVDDLLTKQNGNNVEVITVITAQERSEKGVSYKKFKVTFELGLENDQMKILSEKRESME from the coding sequence ATGAATGTTAAATGGTTTTTAAGTATCATCATGACCATTATTTTGATAAGCGGAGGGATCATCGGGTATTTTCATATAAAAAATACCGTCCCGGCCCAACTGACGGCACCGTCCAAGCTTTACCTGGAGTCGGAAGTGAAAGAAAAGGAAAATGTCCCGCAGGCGCTGAAGGAGATCATCTTTGAATCTCAAAAGCTGGTCGTCAAAATTGAATTGCCGGATGGCTCGTTCGGCTCTGGTTTTTTATACAACGATAAAGGCGATGTGGTAACGAATGCCCATGTCGTTGCTAATGCTAAAGAAGTCAAAATAACCTCTGCCGATTCAAAGGAATTGACAGGAGAAGTAATTGGCATCAGCATCGATACAGATGTGGCGGTTATACGCGTTCCGGAACTAGAAGGCACCAAGCCATTCAGAATAGCCGAAACTAGAAAAGCGGAGCTCGGAGATGATGTCATCGCACTTGGAAGTCCATTGGGCTTACAAAATACAGTCACTACCGGAATCATCAGCGGTACCGGCCGGGAATTTGAAATCGACTCTTTCAAATATGAAGATGTCTTTCAAATATCTGCGCCGATCGCTCCGGGTAACAGTGGAGGGCCTCTCATTGATACCAAGACAGGGGAAGTAGTCGGGATCAATTCTGCGACCATGGATCAGGGCGTCATCGGGTTCAGCATCCCTTTGGTGAATGTGATGCCGTTGATTAAGAGTTGGTCTGAATCCCCGATGGAATCCTTGCCTAGAATAGGAACAAATGCACCAGGAAACAGTGCAGGGGAAACCTCTACAAACGTCGACATTGCCGATTATCTCGTGAACTATTTTTACGAAAGCATCAATTACCGCGATTATGTGACAGCCTACTCTTTGCTAGGCAGCAGTTGGCAGTCCAAGACGTCCTATGAAGATTTCCGTTCGGGTTATTTGGATTTCCTCACCATTGAAGTGGACGATCTTTTGACCAAGCAAAACGGTAATAACGTGGAGGTCATCACCGTCATTACTGCTCAGGAACGCTCGGAAAAGGGCGTGTCCTATAAAAAATTCAAGGTAACCTTTGAGTTGGGGCTTGAGAATGATCAGATGAAGATCCTTTCGGAAAAGCGGGAGAGTATGGAATAG
- a CDS encoding DUF4017 family protein has product MKKWLIPIIAYLVVCIIVVFQPASEGHDVLAWKLFVGQFYAIPIMIITALLTYYFSKSDTAADS; this is encoded by the coding sequence ATGAAAAAATGGTTGATACCAATCATAGCGTATTTGGTTGTTTGTATTATTGTTGTATTCCAGCCTGCATCTGAAGGACATGATGTATTGGCCTGGAAACTTTTCGTCGGACAGTTTTATGCTATTCCCATCATGATCATCACTGCATTACTTACCTATTATTTCAGTAAAAGTGATACAGCTGCTGATTCCTAA